The Salvelinus sp. IW2-2015 linkage group LG31, ASM291031v2, whole genome shotgun sequence genome window below encodes:
- the LOC111955563 gene encoding basic helix-loop-helix transcription factor scleraxis-like — protein MSFAMVRPAPSRYLYSDISMLSEDEENGNESSGSDERSFRLDARGYDIKVGGRKRKPGSVGAGRLGGGQLPPQMSHLQVSDGSISPTSGLPRQRNAANARERDRTNSVNTAFTALRTLIPTEPADRKLSKIETLRLASSYISHLGNVLLVGEMCGDGQPCHGGATSSAHYLNHHGSPGRDAENSQPKQICTFCLSNQRKMSKDRQKNALRS, from the coding sequence ATGTCCTTCGCCATGGTGCGGCCAGCGCCCAGCCGGTACCTGTACTCCGACATCTCCATGCTGTCCGAGGACGAAGAGAACGGCAACGAGAGCTCGGGCTCTGACGAACGCTCCTTCCGGCTGGACGCCAGAGGTTATGACATAAAGGTCGGGGGCCGCAAAAGGAAGCCTGGAAGCGTCGGAGCGGGCCGTCTGGGAGGGGGTCAGCTCCCGCCCCAGATGTCACACCTCCAGGTCTCAGACGGATCCATCTCTCCGACGAGCGGGCTGCCACGGCAACGCAACGCAGCTAATGCTCGAGAGCGGGACCGCACCAACAGCGTGAACACGGCCTTCACCGCCCTGAGGACCCTTATCCCCACTGAACCGGCCGACAGGAAGCTGTCCAAGATCGAGACACTGCGGCTGGCATCCAGCTACATCTCCCACCTGGGCAACGTGCTGCTGGTTGGGGAGATGTGTGGGGACGGGCAGCCCTGTCACGGTGGAGCAACCTCCTCTGCTCACTACCTAAATCATCATGGATCGCCAGGCCGCGACGCAGAGAACTCACAGCCCAAACAGATCTGCACCTTCTGCCTCAGCAACCAGAGGAAAATG